A stretch of Acipenser ruthenus chromosome 1, fAciRut3.2 maternal haplotype, whole genome shotgun sequence DNA encodes these proteins:
- the LOC117972660 gene encoding uncharacterized protein LOC117972660, with protein sequence MEYKKYINNENQLPKIPAVTKRRWKTKNKESTKRKCYKNWLIQSSSEVQSSETVLPLPKSCLVEDSMDYFQDGHTHSRMDTHGQTHDNEEEKRKNKNEEKICSGARITETESVLSVLCFALRHKLSKTALNDLLALINLYCPAHINAVPDSKHKFFKFFEGFNDSVDLQFCCPNCQSYFGKEVLAQCMTCGNIPGDNESLIKRGSVFLTMSLKKQLEKKMADKNFCQALNYRWSRTKLSTENYDIYEIYDSTMYQSVENFNDPSKLNLSLSWNVDGVPIFKSSSFHIWPLQVIINELPPNLRKENILLGGLWFGSTRPDMNTFLQAFVEECTLLERQGLTCEWKGQKTVLYVYNLMCVCDSVARCLVQNVKQFNLKLAVIGVAMKKKWSKKEMVMQECMHSTFQNQNYEHTMNTVSMQHLSSNLMMLHCLV encoded by the exons AtggaatacaaaaaatacataaacaatgaaAACCAGTTGCCAAAAATTCCTGCAGTCACAAAGAGGAgatggaaaacaaaaaataaag agTCAACAAAGAGAAAATGCTACAAGAACTGGCTTATACAGTCGTCATCTGAAGTTCAGTCATCAGAAACA GTTCTTCCATTACCGAAAAGCTGTCTTGTGGAGGACTCAATGGACTATTTTCAG GATGGACACACACATAGCAGAATGGACACacatgggcagacacatgacaatgaagaagaaaaaaggaagaacaaaaatgaagaaaaaatctGTTCAGGTGCACGTATTACAGAAACTGAGagtgtactttctgttttgtgcttTGCATTACGGCATAAATTAAGCAAAACTGCACTGAATGATTTACTTGCATTAATTAACTTGTATTGTCCTGCACATATAAATGCAGTCCCTGACAGCAAACATAAGTTCTTCAAGTTCTTTGAAGGCTTTAATGACTCggttgatttgcaattttgttgTCCAAACTGCCAGAGTTATTTTGGTAAGGAAGTGCTTGCCCAGTGTATGACTTGCGGCAACATCCCTGGAGATAATGAATCACTTATTAAAAGAGGTTCTGTTTTCCTAACAATgtccttaaaaaaacaattagaaaaaaaGATGGCTGATAAAAATTTCTGCCAGGCACTAAATTATAGATGGTCTCGAACAAAACTTAGTACAGAGAATTAtgatatatatgaaatatatgaTAGTACAATGTATCAGTCTGTGGAAAATTTTAATGATCCATCAAAACTGAATTTGTCTTTGTCTTGGAATGTTGATGGTGTGCCCATTTTTAAATCCTCCTCTTTTCATATTTGGCCTCTTCAAGTTATAATTAATGAGCTTCCTCCAAATTTAAGAAAGGAAAATATATTGCTTGGTGGACTGTGGTTTGGATCTACCAGGCCAGATATGAATACTTTCCTGCAGGCATTTGTAGAAGAATGCACACTTCTAGAAAGGCAAGGCTTGACTTGTGAGTGGAAGGGACAAAAGACAGTGTTATATGTCTACAATttaatgtgtgtttgtgattCAGTCGCTCGTTGTTTGGTGCAAAATGTGAAGCAGTTCAACTTGAAGTTGGCTGTAATTGGTGTTGCCATGAAGAAGAAGTGGTCCAAAAAGGAAATGGTTATGCAAGAGTGTATGCATTCAACCTTCCAGAACCAGAATTACGAACACACAATGAACACTGTGAGCATGCAGCATCTGTCATCAAATCTAATGATGCTGCACTGCTTGGTGTGA
- the LOC131736947 gene encoding uncharacterized protein LOC131736947 codes for MMRKIMSRPQSQSTLEEENTKLKETVTKLKKENEDLRSLNISLQKEFIQDIEKLLSKTKEKNKQEEQTTEQSTATTNLGISNAIQEACGRGGSSCTAMVKDLAVAVFGREVLSTHGLSGRAGNANHGSIAKPALDPGKIKLLSIDDLLILYFFAF; via the exons ATGATGCGAAAAATAATGAGCAGACCTCAGTCACAATCAACATTAGAGGAGGAGaatacaaaattaaaagaaaCTGTGACAAAACTAAAAAAGGAAAACGAGGACTTAAGAAGTCTCAATATTTCTTTGCAAAAAG aatttataCAGGACATCGAAAAGCTGCTttccaaaacaaaagaaaagaacaaacagGAGGAGCAAACCACAGAGcag tctaCAGCCACCACAAATTTAGGCATAAGTAATGCCATTCAAGAGGCATGTGGTAGAGGAGGCAGTTCCTGCACCGCCATGGTCAAAGACCTTGCTGTTGCCGTTTTTGGCAGGGAGGTATTATCCACCCATGGACTTTCAGGAAGAGCTGGTAATGCCAACCATGGCTCTATTGCCAAACCAGCCCTTGATCCTGGGAAAATAAAGTTGCTGTCAATTGATGATTTGTTGATACTTTacttttttgcattttga